The Coffea arabica cultivar ET-39 chromosome 3c, Coffea Arabica ET-39 HiFi, whole genome shotgun sequence genome contains a region encoding:
- the LOC140037891 gene encoding uncharacterized protein translates to MAAQKRLIDELTHLRLFANKLGKPVDDENLPLRLFPESLEGDALDWYSNLKLEDVKTWIDLSNAFVRQYEYNCELAPTRTTLEGTKRKPSEDHKTYAKRWRKVAAKVEPPMTEDEIIRTFIKAHDPPYFEEIFRMTGCSFAAIVNKLEEFDDFVRVGKIVNVSALKSQLDALQGQGSNAKKPPFKKKEGDATFIWNQNPSPRPRYQHNPTYQPPYHYYSNPYPLKAAGKIGTVPPPAYPYGMPAWYNPQAVCAYHSGAPGHATFDCKALKHKIQDMVEAGEIVIRKREAPGPNVNRNPLPEHANIIGVILDDAEYVEPARELAREAEVFGVTYQQDEKPFILDLTPAESESLKPVVIEFPKQEPVLSLQQVPWNYDEPVIQIGEKIIAKEEVSAVTRSGKVASPFEAAIPIQANNSEPPVKPTITEKEALDFLKRLQRSEYNVVEKLSKSPAQISMLDLLFSSDMHRDALIEVLTKAQIPRDISVDNFSHVVGNVLFTKQITFSDEELPAEGIGHNKALYIVVRCNGKMLPKVLIDNGSALNICPWSTLEKLGLHDVKIRPSGTIVRGFDGAQREPIGEIDLVVEMGPAQFQITCQVMHFSSVYNVLLGRPWIHKSGAVPSSLHQLLKFVVNDKLITIFAEKDCLVITDSGTKEDGSRNVTMTPHSTADIVSVSWITNEEQVLPKASVMMAKEMIRGGYEFDKGLG, encoded by the exons ATGGCCGCTCAGAAGAGGTTGATTGACGAGCtt ACACATCTCCGACTATTTGCCAACAAATTGGGAAAGCCCGTGGACGATGAGAATTTGCCTTTAAGATTGTTCCCCGAGAGTCTGGAAGGGGATGCGCTTGACTGGTATTCCAACCTGAAACTTGAAGACGTGAAAACCTGGATTGATTTGTCTAATGCATTTGTGAGACAGTACGAGTACAACTGCGAGTTGGCTCCCACCCGAACTACGTTAGAAGGAACGAAAAGGAAGCCTTCCGAGGACCataagacttatgccaagagatggagaaaAGTAGCTGCAAaggtcgagccaccaatgaccgaGGATGAAATCATACGTACTTTCATAAAAGctcatgatccgccgtacttcgAAGAGATTTTTCGTATGACCGGATGTTCGTTTGCtgcaattgtaaataaacttgaggagtttgATGACTTTGTGAGAGTTGGGAAGATTGTCAATGTCTCCGCCCTCAAAtctcagttggatgctttacaagggCAAGGAAGCAATGCGAAAAAGCCGCCGTTCAAAAAGAAGGAGGGGGACGCAACCtttatttggaaccaaaacccttcgcCTAGACCCCGATATCAACACAATCCAACTTACCAACCACCTTATCATTACTATTCGAACCCGTaccct TTAAAGGCCGCCGGGAAAATTGGTACAGTACCCCCTCCTGCCTACCCATATGGCATGCCCGCGTGGTATAATCCACAagctgtctgtgcttatcattctggggCCCCCGGACATGCCACCTTTGATTGCAAGGCGCTTaagcataaaattcaagatatggtTGAAGCCGGGGAGATTGTAATCCGGAAAAGGGAGGCGCCAGGGCCGAACGTAAATAGGAACCCTTTACCGGAACATGCTAATATCATTGGGGTTATTCTGGATGATGCGGAGTATGTGGAACCAGCCAGAGAATTGGCAAGggaagctgaagtgtttggggtcacaTACCaac AGGACGAGAAGCCCTTTATCTTGGATCTCACGCCAGCTGAGAGTGAGTCTTTGAAGCCGGTGGTTATTGAATTCCCGAAGCAGGAGCCTGTCCTGAGCCTGCAACAAGTACCATGGAACTATGATGAACCTGTCATACAGATTGGGGAAAAGATAATTGCAAAGGAAGAAGTGTCAGCGGTCACCAGATCGGGGAAAGTTGCAAGTCCATTTGAAGCTGCCATTCCGATTCAAGCAAATAACTCCGAGCCGCCCGTTAAACCAACAATCACTGAGAAAGAAGCCTTGGATTTCCTTAAGAGACTTCAGAGAAGTGAGTACAATGTAGTTGAAAAGCTGAGCAAGTCGCCTGCCCAGATATCCATGTTGGATCTACTCTTTTCTTCAGATATGCATAGGGATGCGCTGATCGAGGTGTTGACCAAAGCTCAAATCCCTAGGGACATCTCAGTTGATAATTTCTCACACGTGGTTGGGAACGTATTATTCACCaaacaaatcactttctctGACGAGGAATTGCCGGCggaaggcattggacataacaagGCCCTGTACATAGTTGTGAGGTGCAACGGAAAAATGCTGCCGAAGGTATTGATTGATAATGGATCCGCTCTTAATATATGTCCCTGGAGCaccttggaaaagctaggaTTGCATGACGTCAAGATAaggccttcagggaccataGTCCGAGGTTTTGATGGAGCGCAAAGAGAGCCAATAGGAGAAATTGATTTAGTAGTTGAAATGGGGCCCGCCCAGTTTCAAATAACCTGCcaagtcatgcatttttctaGTGTTTACAACGTTTTGCTTGGCaggccatggattcacaagtctGGGGCTGTGCCTTCTTCATTGCATCAATTGCTGAAGTTTGTAGTGAATGACAAGCTGATCACTATATTTGCCGAAAAGGATTGCCTTGTAATCACCGATTCTGGGACAAAAGAGGATGGAAGCCGCAATGTCACCATGACTCCTCATAGCACGGCTGATATCGTCTCTGTAAGTTGGATCACAAACGAGGAGCAAGTTCTACCAAAGGCCAGTGTtatgatggctaaggaaatgatcCGAGGAGGTTATGAATTTGACAAGGGACTAGGATGA
- the LOC140037892 gene encoding uncharacterized protein, whose protein sequence is MPAWYNPQAVCAYHSGAPGHATFDCKALKHKIQDMVEAGEIVIRKREAQGPNVNRNPLPEHANIIGVILDDTEYVEPVKELAREAEVFGVTDQPFVIELPFEEDEKPFILDLTPAESESLEPVVIEFPKQEPVLSLQRVPWNYDEPDVQIGEKSIAKKEVSVVTRSGKATSPFENIVPIQANNSKPPVKPTITEKEALDFLKRIQRSEYNVVEKLSKSPAQISMLDLLFSSDMHRDALIEVLTKAQIPRDISVDNFSHVVGNVLFTKQITFSDEELPAEGIGHNKALYIVVRCNGKMLPKVLIDNGSALNICPWSTLEKLGLQDVKLRPSGTIVRGFDGTQREPIGEVDLVVEMGPAQFQITCQVMHFPSVYNVLLGRPWIHKSGAVPSSLHQLLKFVVNDKLITIFAEEDCLVITDSGTKEDGSRNVTMTPHSTADIVSVSWITNEERALPRASVMMAKEMIRGGYEFDKGLGRDLQGILKAVEIVEKKDSFGLGFRPTAKDIREMKERRKAEKERRQRALDIPPLHYTFTRPAEVIMSEINPIDEIEASLAQLFVGATFEDSVPGEAEFPDIPEGSIPNWTADSILGQIESEHVHLGVANNTLKGISGLMK, encoded by the exons ATGCCCGCGTGGTATAATCCACAAGCTgtttgtgcttatcattctggggCCCCCGGACATGCCACCTTTGATTGCAAGGCGCTTAAGCATAAAATCCAAGATATGGTTGAAGCCGGGGAGATTGTAATCCGGAAAAGGGAGGCGCAAGGGCCGAACGTAAATAGGAACCCTTTACCAGAACATGCCAATATCATTGGGGTTATTCTGGATGATACGGAGTATGTGGAACCAGTCAAAGAATTGGCAAGggaagctgaagtgtttggggtcacagaccaaccCTTCGTCATAGAATTGCCATTTGAAGAGGACGAAAAGCCCTTTATTTTGGATCTCACGCCAGCTGAAAGCGAGTCTTTGGAGCCGGTGGTTATTGAATTCCCGAAGCAAGAGCCTGTTTTAAGCCTGCAACGAGTGCCATGGAATTATGATGAACCGGACGTACAAATTGGGGAAAAGTCAATTGCGAAGAAGGAAGTGTCAGTGGTCACCAGATCAGGAAAGGCTACAAGTCCATTTGAAAATATCGTTCCGATTCAAGCAAATAACTCCAAGCCGCCCGTTaaaccaacaatcaccgagaaagaagccTTGGATTTCCTTAAGAGAATTCAGAGAAGTGAGTACAATGTAGTTGAGAAGTTGAGCAAGTCGCCTGCCCAGATATCCATGTTGGATCTACTCTTTTCTTCAGACATGCATAGGGACGCGCTGATCGAGGTGTTGACCAAAGCTCAAATCCCTAGGGACATCTCAGTTGATAATTTCTCACACGTGGTTGGGAACGTATTATTCACCaaacaaatcactttctctGACGAGGAATTGCCGGCggaaggcattggacataacaagGCCCTGTACATAGTTGTGAGGTGCAACGGAAAAATGCTGCCGAAGGTATTGATTGACAATGGATCCGCTCTTAATATATGTCCCTGGAGCACCTTGGAAAAGTTAGGATTGCAAGACgtcaagctgaggccttcagggaccataGTCCGAGGTTTTGATGGAACGCAAAGAGAGCCAATAGGAGAAGTGGACTTAGTGGTCGAGATGGGACCCGCACAATTTCAAATAACctgccaagtcatgcactttCCTAGTGTTTACAACGTTTTGCTTGGAAGGCCGTGGATTCATAAGTCCGGAGCTGTACCGTCTTCATTGCATCAGTTGCTGAAGTTTGTAGTAAATGACAAGCTGATAACTATATTTGCCGAAGAGGATTGCCTTGTAATCACTGATTCTGGGACAAAAGAGGATGGAAGCCGCAATGTCACCATGACTCCTCATAGCACGGCTGATATCGTCTCTGTAAGTTGGATCACAAACGAGGAGCGAGCTTTACCAAGggccagtgtcatgatggcCAAAGAAATGATACGTGGAGGTTATGAATTTGACAAAGGGCTGGGACGAGATTTGCAAGGAATTCTGAAGGCAGTGGAGATTGTTGAGAAAAAAGATTCGTTTGGTTTAGGGTTCCGACCAACTGCTAAGGACATCAGAGAAATGAAGGAGCGCAGGAAAgcggagaaagaaagaaggcaAAGGGCTCTTGACATTCCACCTCTGCATTATACTTTCACACGACCAGCCGAGGTGATCATGTCAGAAATCAACCCAATTGATGAAATTGAAGCaagtttggcccaattgttcgttggggcaacatttgaagatagtgTTCCAGGCGAAGCTGAATTTCCTGATATCCCCGAAGGATCAAttcccaattggacagccga CAGCATTCTTGGACAAATTGAGAGTGAACATGTGCATTTGGGTGTTGCTAACAACACTCTCAAGGGAATTTCTGGTCTAATGAAGTAG